In one window of Mytilus galloprovincialis chromosome 6, xbMytGall1.hap1.1, whole genome shotgun sequence DNA:
- the LOC143078550 gene encoding glutathione S-transferase kappa 1-like, whose amino-acid sequence MDLRLKPLSQEDVLKGAGNQLPGNVPIKMQYILQDLARLGKYHQVPFKIPADLKDVMYVKGSRPAMLFITAVDMENPEYTEELSRQLWLRVWGKDEGITTDEDISQVCFFLY is encoded by the exons ATGGATCTAAGATTAAAACCGCTTTCACAGGAAGACGTTCTAAAAGGAGCAG GAAATCAGCTTCCAGGCAATGTTCCAATAAAAATGCAGTATATACTACAAGATCTAGCAAGACTAGGAAAGTACCACCAAGTACCCTTCAAAATCCCTGCT gaTTTGAAAGACGTAATGTATGTGAAAGGATCAAGACCAGCTATGTTATTTATAACGGCAGTTGATATGGAAAACCCAGAATATACAGAAGAACTTTCTCGACAGCTGTGGTTGCGAGTGTGGGGCAAA GATGAAGGTATAACTACGGATGAAGATATATCacaggtatgtttttttttatattaa